TTTATCTGCGTTGTTCACCGAGCGTCGTGCCGCCCTGGTTAGTTCAGTTTCCGTAGGCCGGCCAAGCTCTTCTTCTTCGACTGGTCGAGCATGGAATAACGCTCGAACAATATCGTGTCGCAAGCTATACTGCATCTCTTCAAACAAACGTTGACCTTGACGACGATATTCTACCAACGGATCCTTTTGCCCGACACTTATCCAAGAAATTCCCTCGCGCAGATGTGCCATATTCTCTAAATGCTGCATCCATAAATTATCCAAAATTTGTAGGTAAATATCTCTCTCAATGCGACGTAATACTTCAGGCGTAAAAGCTGCCTCGCGGCCGGCATATAGCTCCATAGCCTCAGCCTTAAGCACTTCACCGAACTTATCGGCAGGACTATCGAACAACCGATCGAGTGTCGGATCATCGAACGGAAACACTTCGGTCACAATGGCTTCAAACTGGTCGCTGGTTAGTAGAGGCGACTCAGCCAGTGCCCGCGACTCTTCTTCAATAAACACCTTTATGCGCTTACTTATATCCTCCTGTTTTAGTACTTCACGCCGCATGGTATAGGTTGCTTTACGGTGACGGTTCATCACGTCATCGTATTGAACAACGTTTTTACGCATATCAAAGTTAAAACCTTCTACTTTCTTCTGAGCTCCCTCCAAACTTCTAGAAATAGCACGGTTCTCAATTGGAGTCTCGTCGTCTACGCCAAGCCGTTTCATAATGGCACCTATTCGCTCACCACCGAATATTCTCATCAGGTCATCTTCGGTACTGACAAAAAACTGCGTAAGACCGGAATCGCCCTGACGACCCGACCGTCCACGCAGCTGATTGTCAATTCGGCGGGATTCATGTCTCTCAGAACCAATTACATATAGACCGCCGACTTTTTTGACATCTTCATCGAGTACGATGTCGGTGCCACGACCGGCAATATTTGTCGCTAAGGTTACTGCCCTTTTTTGACCGGCTTTCGCAACAATATTTGCTTCCCGCTCGTTATTCTTAGCGTTTAGTACCTGATGGGTGATCTTTTCTTTATTAAGAAGTGCGCTTAACCGCTCGTTCTTTTCAATCGATGCCGTACCAATAAGTACTGGTTGACCTCGCTGTTGTGCTTCTTTCACCTCTTTGACAACCGCTCGGAATTTACCTGACTCGGTCTTATAGATACGGTCCTGTCTATCTTCACGGATCAATTTCTTGTTTGGTGGCACTTCTACGACATCTAGCTTATAGATTTGGTGAAACTCGTCAGCCTCCGTCGCCGCAGTACCTGTCATACCAGAAAGCTTTTCATACAATCGGAAGTAGTTCTGAAAACTAATCGTGGCCAAAGTCATAGACTCTTGTTGTATCTCGACCCCTTCTTTGGCTTCGATAGCTTGGTGTAGCCCTTCGTTATAGCGACGACCTTTCAATAATCGGCCGGTAAATTCGTCTACGATAACAATCTCACCTTCGCTGGTTGCTACATAGTCTTTGTCACGCTTGAAGATTGCCTGTGCTTTTAACGCTTGTTCGAGGTGATATATAGTCCGGATATTACCCGCAGCGTACAAGTTATCAATACCTAGTATTTTCTCGACATGCTCGATACCGTCATCTGTCAATATAACCGCACGGCGCTTTTCGTCGACCTCATAATCTTTGTCTCGCTCTAAGTTACGTACAACCTTAGAAAACTGCTCATAGGCGCTGCCGCTAGTCATTGATGGTGCAGAAATAATCAGCGGTGTCCGAGCTTCATCGATCAAGATTGAATCAACTTCGTCGACAATCGCAAAGTGTAAATCGCGCTGGCGAAGCTGGTCGATCTCCCTAACCATATTGTCGCGTAAATAATCAAACCCAAACTCATTGTTTGTGCCATATGTCACGTCAGCGGCATATGCTTCTTGGCGTGAACATGGCTTGAGATGTTCGAACCGTGGATCCTGATGATCATTATTGGAAAAAGAGGCGTCATAAATATACGAGGCATCCGCAACAATCACCGCAACAGATAAACCTAAGAAATCGTAAACTTGACCCATCCAACCGGCATCACGTTGAGCCAAATAGTCGTTGACAGTAATAATGTGAGCACCTTTTCCGGTCAAACCGTTGAGATAAACTGGCAACGTCGCAACCAAGGTTTTACCCTCACCGGTTTTCATTTCTGCGACTTTACCTTCGTGCAGCACCATGCCACCAATCAGCTGCACATCAAATGGCCTCATCTCTACCGTCCGGCTGGCAGCTTCGCGTGCAATAGCAAATGCATCAGGAAGAATTTTATCCAGTGACTCATCTTCAAGACGCTTTTTCAATTTTTCCGTCTGTGCCTTCAGCTCGGCATCGGACATTTTTTTGTACGTTTCAGCCAACGCGTTAATATCTTTAACGCGTTTCTGCATGCGTTTGAGCGTTTTTATCTGCGGGTCTCCGAGGACACGCTTAACAATCTTTTTCAATGATTCCTCCCTGACTAGACTTCAGAAAATGCTGCCAATACAGGTTATTGTACCTTAGTTATGGCACCTTATTCCAGATTATTTTCAGAAATACTTATATTTCTTGACCACCTGTCTGCCGCCTAAGCCGCGCTAAAACCTTGCGATGCAACTTCTGGCTACCGTGCGTATCTTTATATTTCTTAAGGCGGTTTTTTAGTTTTGCTTCCACGATATCAATCGCTGCAAACATATTTACTGTCGATTCTTTGGTAGCGATGCGTTCTTGTGGCAAGTGCATAATAACCTCGCAAGTGCAGGTTTTTTTAGTTTTATTTTTTGACTCTTTCAAAAACACATCTGCCCTGACACTCTCTCGAGCATGACGCGGCGTAAATCGATCCAGTTTACCAATCTTGTTATCAACGTATTTCTGCAGCTCTGGTGTAACCGTAGTGTGAACGCCTCTTATCTCAATATTTTTTATCATAAACCCTCCTCTTTTAATCTATATTTTGTCTTTGCCGTTCATATACGGTCTCAGGACTTCAGGGACTGTAATAGTGCCGTCGGCTTGCTGGTAGTGCTCAAGGACAGCAATCAGCGAGCGAGCCAACGATACAGCCGTACCATTCAATGAGTGCAACATCTCCACGCTGCCATCTTTCCGACGAACTCTAACATTTAAATTACGTGTCTGAAAATCTGTGCAGTTACTACAACTTGTCAGCTCACGATACTCTCCGTCAACGCTGGACCAATACTCGATATCGTACTTTTTAGCGGCGGGCGCGCCAAGATCACCAGAAGCAATATTAATGACACGATAAGGAATTCCGATTGCCTGCCATAACTCTTCTTCAAATGAGAGTAGTTTTTCGTGCATATTTGCACTATTTTCGGCAGTCGTAAAAGCGTACATTTCTAATTTATTAAACTGATGGACTCGGAAAAGCCCACGCGTGTGCTTACCATACGTACCTGCTTCTTTTCGGTAACATGGACTTAGTCCAGCATAGAGCAACGGCAGCCTGTCTTCATCTATAATTTCATCAGCATGATAACCGGTCAATGGCAACTCAGACGTACCTATTAACGTAAGATCTTCGCCATCAATGTGATACTCGTCACTTTGCTCGCTAGTCCTAGGCTCAAAACCAGTACCCGTTGCGATCCTGCTGTTCACCATGTGCGGAACCAACATATAGGTAAAACCTTTTTGATTAACAAAATCCAGCGCATACTGCGTTATGGCATTTTCAAGTAGCGCCAAATCACCTTTTAGAAAATAGAATTTTGTCCCAGCTACTTTAGCGCCACGCTCAAAATCAACCCAGTCGCGCCCTGTAGCAATATCCAAATGATCACGCGCCCCCGTTTTTTTGTCACCAAATGTCTTTATCTCAGCGCTTTTATCTTCATCGCCCACCGGTACGTCGTCAAGAGACATATTTGGCACTTGTTTGAGTAAGTCTGTAAATTCTTTGTCTATCGATGTCAACTGATGTTCAAGATCAGCTAAGCGTTCCTTGATTTCACGCCCTTTGGCAATTTGCTCGTCACTGGGGCGTTGACCCTTCATACTCTCTGAGATTTCGTTGCGTTGGCGGCGCAACTCTTCGACTTGTTGCTGTAGCTCACGTCGCTTTTCATCAAAGCCTAGTAGCTGCGTTATATCAACGTCGTAGCCTTTTTGTTTGGATTTTTCTGCAACCAGTTTTGGATTATCTCTAATAAATTGAATGTCTATCATAATTCTATTATAGCGGACGCTGGTTCTTTTTCCTTAAGAATGATCTAAGAATCTAGTTGGTGTTTTAATAATAAAGCAGCAAGCTCAATCTGCACACGTTCATCACTGAACGGATAACATAACTTATCGCTATCAGCCGTAATCGGGTATATCTTCTCCCCGCCGTATTCAGTATAGATACTATCGTTTAACATCCCCTTACAGTTCACATCGGTTAGTTTACCACCAGGCTCCAAGACAATCCTGTCATGCCGAACATCTCCACCTTCGTCATATGTTTCTTGGTTCATGGTCACAAGCCATCCATCTACCAGTAAGCTTCGGATTTCCCGACGCTTAGAAAAAAGCGTTGCTTCGCGGTACCTAAACTGGTAATACGTAGCATCGTGTGGCACTGCGTGCGCAACAAGTAACCTGCTCGCGTGCACTGCTAGTTTAAGTGTTTTTGATCTTTCTTGTTGCTTCTTTTCAACCTCTAACCTAGCTCGTTCCTCAGCATCTTTCTGTGCTCTTTTTTGAACAACTTCTCGCTCTTTCGCTCTTCTGAAAACATCATCAAATTCACTGGCCATAGTACGTACTCCCGCTGAATAACAGTTTGACACTCTTTATATATAATTGTCAACGAGTATTTTTGGCTGATTTTTTCTGTAATGCTTTCACGGTGAGCTCGGTACGCTGACGAGCGTAAGTACAATAGTCACAATCGCCACCCATAGCCGCTTTACCGACTGCTGGCATGTCACCCTCTAGGCAATTTTTTATATCCGATAAGGTTGACTCTACCCAGCCGTCGCTCCCGGTATACGGGATTATTTTGGTCTTAAACTCAACCCGGTTATCAAATTCGTCCATATCAAGCCGACCATTGCAGTACACAAAGTAACCGGTGTCACTGACCTTAAAGCCGTTTTGCCTCAGCAGCCACTGGTAAACCTCCATCTGCCGCTTATAACTCATCTGCCAATCGGCATCAATCGTCACGTCGCTTTGTTTGGCGGTGGCCTTATAATCAACGACCATCAGCTCACCTGCCTCGTTTACCCAGATATCATCCACTGCTCCAAATACATGAAAATTAGTCGGCTCATGAACCGCAGCAACACCAGTAAAATTAGCCCGCCAAGTATCAAGCTCGTCGTGCTCGTACGGTACAGCTGCTACCCCAAAATCTTCCATCATGGGGTGAGGCTTTCCCTGCTTGCGATATACATCGAACTCTTTTTTGAGCAGTTCATCAACTGCAGAGTTGATTCTAAATGGTGGGCTACTCGGTCGCCTAACCTTAAGCCTAGCATCAAGCCAAAAACAGCGCGGACATTGCACGAACAACTCTATCTTACTTCGGCTCACCTTAAATACTTGCGTTTGCCCTGGTTTATAGGGAGACGTACGTTGTCTTGAGTAATATGCCATTAGGTCTCCATTCTACACGAGCAGCCGGCCAATTACTTGTCGGATTTTTGTAAAATTACCAATGATTCTATATGCGGGGTACGTGGGAAAAAATTATAACCAACTACACTCTTTACCTGATAAGCCGGTAATAGCTTAGCAATATCACGTGCTTGAGTGGCAGGGTTACAGCTTAAATAAACCACCGTTGGCGGGAGAACATCAATTACTCTATCAACCACTTTGTCATGCAACCCCGCTCTTGGTGGATCAAAAATAACCGATGTATATTCAGTGATATAGTCCAAAGCCTGTTCAGTGCTGGCCTGCACCACTTTACTGGACTGCCCGGCATTGTGCTTTGCCATCTTAACGTTGTGTTCATCCAGTTCAACAATCGTATCAGCACCCACGCTTACACCAATTGTACCCACCCCGCCATACATATCGACAATCTGCTTGTGGCCATTTACTGCTTGTTTTATGTGCATGAGAGCTTGCTCGAATAGCGGCACATTTACCTGAAAAAACGAGTTTACATCGTATAGGAAATCATGGCCGGCAATATTATCGGTTAGTCTAATATCATCGTACACGTATAGCTTTTTGGTAATAATGCTTGCTGGGCTCTTGGGGTTAGAATAATATACCGCCACACCTTTACAAACTTCAGCCAATTCTTTAATTTCTGGGAAATCTTGGTCTTTTACAAAAATGGCGGCAACTGTTTCTTGACGTTGATTAGCGCGAACTACCACCGTTTTAAGTTGGCTACCGCGCACGCCTGCTGTGTTTAAAATTGCACAAATTCTGTTGGCAGTTTGGTCAACTTCGGGTCGCGCAATACTACTGCCTTCAACGATGCGTTTGCCATGTGTGCCCCTATGAAATAACGCTAAATGCAAACCATTCTCGTCCGCCCAAAAGCTGTACTCCATTTTATTTCGGTAATAAAGATAATCGTCAGGACTAACGAAATCAGCCTCCGGTGTGACTACGCCTTCACGGTTCAACGTTTCTTCAAGGATATTTTGTTTGTAAGTATTTTCAGCTGCATAAGACAGTGTCTGCCACGGGCTGGTACTCAAAAACGCTTCATCTACCGGTTTTATTCGCTCGCTTGATGGCTTAATAATATCTTCAGCTACTGCTTCAACATAATCACGACGTTTTTTAGTGACCCGAACTACCAAACGTTCGCCAGGGTAAGCGTTCCAAACAAATACTTTTCGCCCGTCGGCCAGAGATCCCATGCCTTGACCACCATGAACTAGTTTTTCAATGACAATTTCTTCTTGCATGCGGTCTAGTTAGTAAAGCCGGCAATCAAAACCGCAACGCTAACGAACTGCAATCCATACGCAATCAAAATATAATTGCGCTCAACTACTGCATAGTCTTTCCAGGCACTACGGCGGCGGTTACTCAGCCACAAGTTCGCAAACAGCAGTACCAATCCGATTAACACAATACCCTGCACTGCATACACATGCCCCGCTAAACTCTCAAATCCATAAAGCGTTGTTGCAAGCGTAGTGAATAATATCAAAAGCCACGGCAAAAACACCGCAAGAACCGACAATATATAGGCTGAAGGTACAAACTTGCGAGCCTTTTCGTTTTGACGTTCGCTTAGCCACGCCAAACCGAAGCCAATCACCACAATACCAGAGATAAGCTTAAGGACAGCCACATCCGAAATACCGCTCAACATAGCGACAACGCTTGTCAGTAACCCCATAGTGACCGCCAAGTAAACCCAACGCCAAACATACACACGTTTAGTCATGGCCTTTTCGTAGCTGCTTCGC
This portion of the Candidatus Saccharibacteria bacterium genome encodes:
- the secA gene encoding preprotein translocase subunit SecA, coding for MKKIVKRVLGDPQIKTLKRMQKRVKDINALAETYKKMSDAELKAQTEKLKKRLEDESLDKILPDAFAIAREAASRTVEMRPFDVQLIGGMVLHEGKVAEMKTGEGKTLVATLPVYLNGLTGKGAHIITVNDYLAQRDAGWMGQVYDFLGLSVAVIVADASYIYDASFSNNDHQDPRFEHLKPCSRQEAYAADVTYGTNNEFGFDYLRDNMVREIDQLRQRDLHFAIVDEVDSILIDEARTPLIISAPSMTSGSAYEQFSKVVRNLERDKDYEVDEKRRAVILTDDGIEHVEKILGIDNLYAAGNIRTIYHLEQALKAQAIFKRDKDYVATSEGEIVIVDEFTGRLLKGRRYNEGLHQAIEAKEGVEIQQESMTLATISFQNYFRLYEKLSGMTGTAATEADEFHQIYKLDVVEVPPNKKLIREDRQDRIYKTESGKFRAVVKEVKEAQQRGQPVLIGTASIEKNERLSALLNKEKITHQVLNAKNNEREANIVAKAGQKRAVTLATNIAGRGTDIVLDEDVKKVGGLYVIGSERHESRRIDNQLRGRSGRQGDSGLTQFFVSTEDDLMRIFGGERIGAIMKRLGVDDETPIENRAISRSLEGAQKKVEGFNFDMRKNVVQYDDVMNRHRKATYTMRREVLKQEDISKRIKVFIEEESRALAESPLLTSDQFEAIVTEVFPFDDPTLDRLFDSPADKFGEVLKAEAMELYAGREAAFTPEVLRRIERDIYLQILDNLWMQHLENMAHLREGISWISVGQKDPLVEYRRQGQRLFEEMQYSLRHDIVRALFHARPVEEEELGRPTETELTRAARRSVNNADKILEAEEFRETDFVPQHVEEKQKKQSRDKVKKARKAERKRKAKTKSKKRK
- the raiA gene encoding ribosome-associated translation inhibitor RaiA — encoded protein: MIKNIEIRGVHTTVTPELQKYVDNKIGKLDRFTPRHARESVRADVFLKESKNKTKKTCTCEVIMHLPQERIATKESTVNMFAAIDIVEAKLKNRLKKYKDTHGSQKLHRKVLARLRRQTGGQEI
- the serS gene encoding serine--tRNA ligase produces the protein MIDIQFIRDNPKLVAEKSKQKGYDVDITQLLGFDEKRRELQQQVEELRRQRNEISESMKGQRPSDEQIAKGREIKERLADLEHQLTSIDKEFTDLLKQVPNMSLDDVPVGDEDKSAEIKTFGDKKTGARDHLDIATGRDWVDFERGAKVAGTKFYFLKGDLALLENAITQYALDFVNQKGFTYMLVPHMVNSRIATGTGFEPRTSEQSDEYHIDGEDLTLIGTSELPLTGYHADEIIDEDRLPLLYAGLSPCYRKEAGTYGKHTRGLFRVHQFNKLEMYAFTTAENSANMHEKLLSFEEELWQAIGIPYRVINIASGDLGAPAAKKYDIEYWSSVDGEYRELTSCSNCTDFQTRNLNVRVRRKDGSVEMLHSLNGTAVSLARSLIAVLEHYQQADGTITVPEVLRPYMNGKDKI
- a CDS encoding PD-(D/E)XK nuclease family protein, which produces MAYYSRQRTSPYKPGQTQVFKVSRSKIELFVQCPRCFWLDARLKVRRPSSPPFRINSAVDELLKKEFDVYRKQGKPHPMMEDFGVAAVPYEHDELDTWRANFTGVAAVHEPTNFHVFGAVDDIWVNEAGELMVVDYKATAKQSDVTIDADWQMSYKRQMEVYQWLLRQNGFKVSDTGYFVYCNGRLDMDEFDNRVEFKTKIIPYTGSDGWVESTLSDIKNCLEGDMPAVGKAAMGGDCDYCTYARQRTELTVKALQKKSAKNTR
- a CDS encoding TRAM domain-containing protein; the encoded protein is MQEEIVIEKLVHGGQGMGSLADGRKVFVWNAYPGERLVVRVTKKRRDYVEAVAEDIIKPSSERIKPVDEAFLSTSPWQTLSYAAENTYKQNILEETLNREGVVTPEADFVSPDDYLYYRNKMEYSFWADENGLHLALFHRGTHGKRIVEGSSIARPEVDQTANRICAILNTAGVRGSQLKTVVVRANQRQETVAAIFVKDQDFPEIKELAEVCKGVAVYYSNPKSPASIITKKLYVYDDIRLTDNIAGHDFLYDVNSFFQVNVPLFEQALMHIKQAVNGHKQIVDMYGGVGTIGVSVGADTIVELDEHNVKMAKHNAGQSSKVVQASTEQALDYITEYTSVIFDPPRAGLHDKVVDRVIDVLPPTVVYLSCNPATQARDIAKLLPAYQVKSVVGYNFFPRTPHIESLVILQKSDK